A segment of the Cheilinus undulatus linkage group 24, ASM1832078v1, whole genome shotgun sequence genome:
AGCTGGTGGAGATGAACCAATCAGGACAGTGATGACGAAGGGCGTGGCTGGCATTGGGAAAACAGTCTTAACACAGAAGTTCACTCTGGACTGGGCTGAAGGCAAAGCCAACCAGGACATCCAGTTCACATTTCCATTCActttcagagagctgaatgtGCTGAAAGAGAAAGAGTTCAGCTTGGTGGAGCTCCTTCATCACTTCTTTACTGAAACCAAAGAAGCAGGACTCTGCAGGTTTGAGGACTTCCAGGTGGTCTTCATCTTTGACGGTCTGGATGAGTGTCGGCTTCCTCTGGACTTCACCAACAATGAGATCCTGACTGATGTTAGCCAGTCCACCTCGGTGGATGTGCTGCTGACTAACCTCATCAGAGGAAACCTGCTTCCATCTGCTCGCCTCTGGATAACCAcacgacctgcagcagccaatcagatccctccTGGGTGTGTTGACATGGTGACAGAAGTCCGAGGGTTTACTGATGCCCAGGAGGAGGAGTACTTCAGGAAGAGATTCAGAGATGAGAGGCAGGCCAGCAGAATCATCTCCCACATCAAGACCTCCAGAAGCCTCCAGATCATGTGCCACATCCCggtcttctgctggatcactgctacAGTTCTGGAGGATCTGCTGAACACTGATGATGAAGGGGAGCTACCAAAGACCCTGACTGAGATGTTCATCCACTTCCTGGTGGTTCAGACCAAACTGAAGAACATCAAGTATGATGGAGGAGCTGAGACTGATCCAAACTGGAGTCCAGAGAGCATGAAGATGATCCGGTCTCTGGGTAAGCTGGCttttgagcagctgcagaaaggaaACCTGATCTTCTATGAACCAGACCTGATGGAGTGTGGCATCGATATCAGAGAAGCCTCCTGGTACTCAGGAGTGTTCACACAGGTCTTCATAGAGGAGAAAGGACTGTTTCAGGACCAGGTTTATTGTTTCGTCCATCTGAGCTTTCAGGAGTTTCTGGCTGCTCTTCATGTCCATCTGACCTTCACCAACTCTGGAGTCAATCTGCTGTCAGAAGaaccatcaacctcccagaCACAGTTCTACCAAACAGCCGTGGACCAGGCCCTGCAGAGTCCAAATGGACACCTGGACCTGTTCCTCCGCTTCCTCCTGGGTCTTTCACTGCAGACCAACCAGGATCTTCTGAGAGGTCTGCGGATGCAGACAGGAAGTAGCTCAGAGACTGATCAGGACAACGTGGAGTACATCAGGGAGAAGATTGAAGAGAGCCTCAGTCCAGAAAAAAGCATCAATCTTCTTCACTGCCTGAACGAGCTGAAGGACCATTCTCTGGTGGACCAGATCCAGCAGTACCTTGGTTCAGGAAAACTTCATCGACAGAAACTGTCTCCTGGTCAGTGGTCAGCTCTGGTCTTCATCTTGCTCTCATCAGAGAAAGATCTGGATGTCTTTGACCTGAGGAAGTACTATGCTTCTGAGGAGGCTCTCCTGAGGCTGCTGCCAGTGGTCAGAGCCTCCAAGAAAGCTGTGTATGTAAAACGTAATCATTAATACTTTCTAAGCCTGTCACTGTCTGAATAAATAACTGTTAACTAGCTTTCTTACTGCTGTCTCTCCAGGCTGAGTGGATGTAATCTCTCAGAAGAAAGCTGTAAAGCTCTGTCATCAGTCATCAGCTCCCAGTCCTCCAATCTGAGGGAGCTGGACCTGAGTAACAACGACCTGCAGGACTCAGGAGTGGAGATCTTGTCTGAGGGACTGGGGAGTCCAAACTGTTTACTGGAAACCCTCAGGTCAGAGCCCCACTCTTggtgtttcttcttctcttgtggGTCTTTTCTTATTCAAACATGATCCGCTATGTTTGTTGTTCGGTGTCTTTTTTAGGCTGTCAGGCTGTCTGATCAGTGATGATGCGTGTTCCTTTCTGGCGGCAACTCTGACGTCCAACCCCTCCCACCTGAGAGAACTAGATCTGAGCTACAACCACCTGAGTGAATCAGGAGTGGAGCAGCTGTCACAGAAACGAGAGGATCCACGCTGGAGACTGGACACTCTCAGGTATGTAGAGGCCTGCTGCAATCAGGAACATCAGTCTGGTTAGAAAATAAGCGCTGAAGAACTTAGAGTAAACGCCACTGCAGCTTCTCTCACCTTTCTGAGTCCAGTAACCCGTGACTTACCAACCACTGACTGGGTGACAAGGTTGACTTGCTCCACCTGATAATGAGCCttaaatgactgaatgaatgcaTGATTGTAAGTCAAGCCCACTGAGTAGCACTCAGGCATGATGGGGGAGGCTCTTCCTGAGTCTCAGGATGTGTGGCCTGCCGTCGGCAAACAATCCATTGCTGAGGTGGATCACCCTCGCTGGAAAGACCAGACTCCATCTTCAGCATATCAGcaggtcaacccagacatccctcttccCCGAAacgttttccagttcctcctgagggattcccaggcattcccaggccagatggaaTACATagtccctccagcgagttctgggtctgcctcaGGGTCTTCTCCCATGCCCAGAAGTCCTGTCCTGTGTCGTGTTACGTAGGATATCAGCTGGCTAAGATCTGAAAGAGTTTAACTTGATGTGTCTGAACCCTCTTCTCCATCCAGGTTGGAGCCTGCTGGAGTCCAGTGGTTGAGACCAGGTCTAAGGAAATGTAAGTGTGTTTTAATCTGATTCATGATGATAAAGTGGATCAGTAATAGTCGTACTTAAAGCCTAGGCATTCAGACTAATCAGTGACCAAAATATGAGTGTGTAACTGCTGCTGATCTCTTCATCAGATTCTTGTGAACTCCAGCTCGACCCAAACACCATGTACAGACAGATCCAACTGTCCGACAACAACAGGAAGATGACCTATGTGGAGGAGGACCAGCCGTATCCTGATCATCCAGACAGGTTTGAGGAGTGGCGTCAGGTGCTGTGTAGAGATGGTCTGACTGGTCGCTGTTACTGGGAGGCGGACTGCCTCGGATACGTGGATGTGTCGGTGAGTTACAGAGGAATCAGcaggagaggaaacagagaCGACTGTTCGTTTGGAAGGAACGATCAGTCCTGGAGTCTCCACTGCACCAGTGATGGTCGCTTTTGTGTGTGGCACAACAACAAAGGAACCATCTCCTACTCCTCCGCCTCCCTGGCCTCATCCGCCCCCTTCCACTCCTTAGGCCCGGTCTCTAACAGAGTAGCCGTGTATGTGGACCATCCTGCTGGCATCTTGTCCTTCTACATCGTCTCCTCTGACACACTGGTCCACATCCACACCTTCAACACCACATTCACTGAGCCGGTCTATCCTGGGTTTAGTTTTGGGTTCAGTCTTCCTGGTTCATCAATGTCTCTGTGTTCCCTGTAGGAGGACCGTCCCAAAGCTAAGCAGGACAGCCAACTGTATGTAAAGACTGACCACACGTTTCCACCTTCTTCTAGAAGCTCAGACTCAGACTGGAGGGGGCACAGAGTCCTGGAGTgatggggggtggggggcacaGAGTCCTGGAGTGATGGGGGGCACAGAGTCCTGGAGTGATGGGGGGGTGGACGGGGGCACAGAGTCCTGGAGTGATGGGGGGGCGGTGGGGGGCACAGAGTCCTGGAGTGATGGGGGTGGGGGCACAGAGTCCTGGAGTGATGGGGGCACAGAGTCCTGGAGTGATGGGGTGGACGGGGCACAGAGTCCTGGAGTGATGGGGGGGAGGTGGGGGGCACAGAGTCCTGGAGTGATGGGGGGGCGGACCGGGGCACAGAGTCCTGGAGTGATGGGGGGGAGGTGGGGGGCACAGAGTCCTGGAGTGATGGGGGGGCGGACGGGGGCACAGAGTCCTGGAGTGATGGGGGGGAGGTGGGGGGCACAGAGTCCTGGAGTGATGGGGGGGCAGACGGGGGCACAGAGTCCTGGAGTgatggggggtggggggcacaGAGTCCTGGAGTGATGGGGGGGCAGACGGGGGCACAGAGTCCTGGAGTGATGGGGGGGCAGACGGGGGCACAGAGTCCTGGAGTGATGGGGGGGCAGACGGGGGCACAGAGTCCTGGAGTGATGGCTGGAGTCTGGAGATGTAGAACGTAGATTTGATGGATCTGAGCAGTGATGGAGTAGCCGTCATCCAGAGAAAGTCTAAATATTCACAGCAGTGCCTTGGACGCCACAAAAACACGTTCTTTCTTCTTCCGGCTCTGCTGCATGGCGGATGTTTGTCTGTTGGCGAATGAACAGAACTAAAGTATGTCTGGATGTCGTCAGCGTAGCGGTGGAAGCTCAGACTGTAGTGGCAGCGATCTGACTGAGGCGGAGCCTGTCGATAACGGAGGTCAGGTGGAGACCGCTTCCTGTCGGAGGTTGACCTGAAGGTTTCAGACGGTTGAGGAGGAGTGTGAGGGAGACTGTGTCGGAGGCTGAGGGTTGATTTGCAAAGTTGAAGCTAATCAGTGTACTTACTGTCACAGATGAAGAAATTCAGTGGTGTTTTGTATGAATGTGATATTCCTGTCTTTATTATTTCTAATATTAAATTACTGAGAGTGTAAATCAGGATTCTGAGTCTTAGTGAGAGGAATATGGATGCTTTTATGTTAGAAATATTCAACTAAAATTACATCCTGCATCCAAAGCTGAGGTCCTGGTGTGTTCCTGTTTATAAAACCATCAGAGAGTTGGACTCCAGAGACTCCTGCTGAACTGAGGTCAATGTTAGGACAATGGTTCCCAACCAGGGGTCCGGGTACCCCTAAGGAGCGCCAAAGATCTGGGGGGGCACACCCTGTCTCCTATGGCTGTAGACGTGCAtacagttgttttatttttatttttgcttcttttgtttAATCACGGTTAGACTCCTGAACTACAAGAGCACGTTAAAGCCAgcctaaaatattaaaaaaataaataagaaaggATAATCTGGGACTTTTTGAACTAAGAAGTCACATTTTTGTAGGATTATTGTAtattataaagttaaatatttacaggaaaacaaacttaaaatttcagggttttaaaaaaatgaaaatgacagaagaaaaaccctgaaaattcttgagttttgacattagaaaataaaatttaaacaacatcgtaaagtcaaaaatgtacaagaacCTGGAATAACCCGGGTTCAGACCAGTTCTCTCTGATTTATCACCAGAATGACAGAGTTTATTTACCCGGCCACAAACAGACCTACGCCCTGTGACGGGAGGTGACTGTCCGACTGTGTCCATGATGGTCGTCATGTGGTGGAGCAGCAGCCAATCACGTGGCAGAACACGAGCTAACAGAGTAGACCTAGGATGAgtgaaaccagactgaaaacactggttttatttaggatttttttacttcataatctcagaaattctacatttttgttaatgtacctttaaaacattttaattgaaacatttgtttttattttttctgataaaTTACTGACTTTTGAAACTGAAGAATTTCAGggttattttctttaaaatgaacatATAATCTTCCTTTTCTTTAATGTGGCGCTGATACACCGTCATTATAGTGGTCAATTCATCAGTGTTTGAGTAACAGCGCATGGGGGGGCGGGGCCTAAGGACAAAGGTTGGTAAACCCTCTGACCCTTGACCTGTTGGAAGTCTGTTATCATCTAAACCCAACAACACCAGCAGCTGGACTCAGACTTTTTACCACGCGTTTTAGGCCAAAATACTCCAAATATGGTCGCTTGGATTCTGGGTCCAgtcctgacctctgacctcgTCAGCTCACTTATTCATTGATTAAATCTGTTCCTGCTGTAGATCATCCTGTTGTTGTAATTTCCTCTCACTGACTCAGAGTTTGGTTGTTAACGTTAGTCTACTCTGCTCTAATGTTTCTCTATTACCACCTGATTCCTCTTTAATAAAAACCACAGCTGAAGCCTCCCTCCTGTTTTTATGTCGGtatttttctgtcatatttaGGGGGAAATGTTGATCCACACCTTCACAGAAATATATGAGAAAGACAGTCACAATCATGTGTTTAAGGCAAAAGgatgacttaaaatttgaaatggtgcacctaaaatATCTAAATGTGAGATAAAGGTCGAaataaggagttgaaaaggtcaaactattagataaaaagccaaaattatacattgaaaaggtcaaacaatTAGATAATAAATCGAAATTATACACcgtaaaggtcaaactatgagttaaaaacaaataaaataaattgacggcgaaaaaatgaaacaaaaagtcagaataatacattgaaaatgggcaaaatatgaaaaagaagtcaaaataatgaatgtaaaaggttaaaatatgaaataaaagtctaaataatgaatgtaaaaggttaaaatatgaaataaaagtccaaataatgaatgtaaaaggttaaaatatgaaataaaagtccaaattatgaatgtaaaaggttaaaatgtgaaataaaagtctaaataatgaatgtaaaaggttaaaatatgaaataaaagtccaaataatgaatgtaaaaggttaaaatatgaaataaaagtccaaataattaatgtaaaaggttaaaatatgaaataaaagtccaaattattaatgtaaaaagttaaaatatgaaataaaagtctaaataatgaatgtaaaagattaaaatatgaaataaaagtccaaataatgaatgtaaaaggttaaaatatgaaataaaagtccaaataatgaatgtaaaaggttaaaatatgaaataaaagtccaaataattaatgtaaaaggttaaaatatgaaatagaagtcaaaataattaatgtaaaaggttaaaatatgaaataaaagtccaaataattaatgtaaaaagttaaaatatgaaataaaagtccaaataatgaatgtaaaggttaaaatatgaaataaaagtccaaataatgaatgtaaaaggttaaaatatgaaataaaagtccaaataatgaatgtaaaaggttacaatatgaaataaaagtctaaataatgaatgcaaaaggttaaaatatgaaataaaagtccaaataatgaatgtaaaaggtttaaatatgaaataaaagtccaaataatgaatgtaaaaggttaaaatatgaaataaaagtccaaataattaatgtaaaaggttaaaatatgaaataaaagtctaaataatgaatgtaaaaggttaaaatatgaaataaaagtccaaataattaatgtaaaaggttaaaatatgaaataaaagtccaaataatgaatataaaaggttaaaatatgaaataaaagtctaaataattaatgtaaaaggttaaaatatgaaataaaagtccaaataattaatgtaaaaggttaaaatatgaaataaaagtccaaataattaatgtaaaaggttaaaatatgaaataaaagtccaaataattaatgtaaaaggttaaaatatgaaataaaagtctaaataatgaatgtaaaaggttaagatatgaaataaaagtcagaataattaatgtaaaaggttaaaatatgaaataaaagtctaaataatgaatgtaaaaggctaaaatatgaaataaaagtctaaataatgaatgtaaaaggttacaatatgaaataaaagtctaaataatgaatgtaaaaggctaaaatatgaaataaaagtctaaataatgaatgtaaaaggctaaaatgtgaaatgaaagtctaaataatgaatgtaaaaggctaaaatgtgaaataaaagtctaaataatgaatgtaaaaggctaaaatgtgaaataaaagtctaaataatgaatgtaaaaggctaaaatgtgaaataaaagtctaaataatgaatgtaaaaggctaaaatgtgaaataaaagtctaaataatgaatgtaaaaggctaaaatatgaaataaaagtctaaataatgaatgtaaaaggctaaaatgtgaaataaaagtctaaataatgaatgtaaaaggttaaaatatgaaataaaagtctaaataatgaatgtaaaaggctaaaatgtgaaataaaagtccaCAGAATAGATTGAAGTTATAATTGTcccatgaaaaatgaaaatatgaaatgaaaagacaaattaacttctttttctctgattatttttactcttcatTCCTATGAATGAAGGATGATAACATCAGGGttacctttacatttttaaactggaggaaatctgctgacctcatattttagggccagttataataataGGATATgaccgggtgtaactgtaccacgggccggatttggcccacgggccatgagtttgacacccgtggttTAACCTGATCCGGTTCTGCTGGTCCCAGATGAGGGAGGAACTAAGAGTTCAGGTTTCAGGAGGTTAAATACTGTCAGTCATACTAAGGATTATTCATTTGTTTAACATTGAAGGATCCGAACACTAGAGGGCGCCACTCCGCCGTCAGTGAGGAGAAATGCTGCTGGAATAAGAGCCCCTCTATGCATCCATGCCCGGGCTTTCTGCCCTGCGCTCTGCCTGCCAGGCTGCAGCCGTGTGCCAGCTCGCTGTTTAGTTCTGTTTTACAGTTTAAGAGGAAGACTGCTGATGAAGCGGGGCTGCCTGTCTGAGCAGAAACCACCACATGTAGAGAAAATGAGTCGTAAACACAGAGAACAGGCAGAGGAAGTGATTCTAATCAGGCGCCCTCTCTGGGTGTGACTTCCTCTGAAGTTTGGTTCCACTCTCCCCCAGGCTGTGGCGCAGAGTTTCTCCCTCTGAGGCTCCATCTGAAGGTAAAATaacctttttaaaggtttttaaccGCGCTTTCCTCCTGAATACTACAGTATGGCTGATAATGACGGAGGGAGCAGTCAAACTCCGGGGCTTACACCGTCGCAGGGTTCTCTGCTTCACGGGAACTCGACGGCAGGAACCTCGGAGCCATGGCGGTTGTTTATCTACCGTAGTCAGGGACAAGACTGGATCCTGGTCTACAGGATTCAGAGACAAGACTGGGTCCTGGTCTAGAGGATTCAGGGGCATTTTCAGTGTTAAACCCGGGTTTCTAACGAGGTCCAGTTTAGCTAACCCTGACTAACTTTAACTGGACTAAATGTAAACAGAGACAAAGGCCAGGCTGTCTCAGGGTTGGGGAGTCACGGGGCATCATGGGAGCTGAACCGGATCAGAGTTTATGTAACATGTGAACAGGAAACCCCCGGAACCGGTTTACCTTCAGAGAAAGGTAGAGACTAGCAGGACACCTCAGAGAGctgataaaccagtgtaaatatatgtaataaaccagtgtaaatatatgtaataaaccagtgtaaatatatttaataaaccagtgtaaatatatttaataaaccagtgtaaatatatttaataaaccagtgtaaatatattaaataaaccagtgtaaatatattaaataaaccagtgtaaatatatttaataaaccagtgtaaatatatttaataaaccagtgtaaatatatttaataaacaagtgtaaatatatgtaataaaccagtgtaaatatatttaataaaccagtgtaaatatatttaataaaccagtgtaaatatatttaataaaccagtgtaaatatatttaataaaccagtgtaaatatatttaataaaccagtgtaaatatatttaataaaccagtgtaaatatattaaataaaccagtgtaaatatatttaataaaccagtgtaaatatatttaataaaccagtgtaaatatatttaataaacaagtgtaaatatatgtaataaaccagtgtaaatatatttaataaaccagtgtaaatatatttaataaaccagtgtaaatatatttaataaaccagtgtaaatatatttaataaacaagtgtaaatatatgtaataaaccagtgtaaatatatttaataaacaagtgtaaatatatgtaataaaccagtgtaaatatatttaataaaccagtgtaaatatatttaataaaccagtgtaaatatatttaataaaccagtgtaaatatatttaataaacaagtgtaaatatatgtaataaaccagtgtaaatatatttaataaacaagtgtaaatatatttaataaacaagtgtaaatatatttaataaaccagtgtaaatatatttaataaaccagtgtaaatatatttaataaaccagtgtaaatatatttaataaacaagtgtaaatatattaaataaaccagtgtaaatatatttaataaaccagtgtaaatacaTTAATTAAAcaagtgtaaatatatttaataaaccagtgtaaatatatttaataaaccagtgtaaatatatttaataaaccagtgtaaatatatttaataaaccagtgtaaatatatttaataaacaagtgtaaatatattaaataaaccagtgtaaatatatttaataaaccagtgtaaatatattaaataaaccagtgtaaatatatttaataaaccagtgtaaatatatttaataaaccagtgtaaatatatttaataaaccagtgtaaatatatttaataaaccagtgtcAATATAATTAATAAACcagtttaaatatatttaataaaccagtgtcaatatttttaataaaccagtgtaaatattttcaataaaccagtgtaaatatatttaataaaccagtgtaagaatattaaataaaccagtgtaaatatattaaataaaccagtgtaaatatatttaataaaccagtgtaaatatatttaataaaccagtgtaaatatatttaataaaccagtgtcAATATAATTAATAAAcaagtgtaaatatatttaataaaccagtgtaaatatatttaataaaccagtgtcAATATAATTAATAAACCAgtttaaatatattaaataaaccagtgtcaatatattaaataaaccagtgtaaaaatatttaataaaccagtgtaaatatattaaataaaccagtgtaaatatattaaataaaccagtgtaaaaatatttaataaaccagtgtaaatatattaaataaaccagtgtaaatatatttaataaaccagtgtaaatatattaaataaaccagtgtaaatatatttaataaaccagtgtaaatatattaaataaaccagtgtaaatatattaaatataccagtgtaaatatattaaataaaccagtgtaaatatattaaataaaccagtgtaaatatattaaatataccagtgtaaatatattaaataaaccagtgtaaatatattaaataaaccagtgtaaatatattaaataaaccagtgtaaatatattaaataaaccagtgtaaatatattaaataaaccagtgtaaatatatttaataaaccagtgtaaatatattaaataaaccagtgtaaatatattaaataaaccagtgtaaatatattaaataaaccagtgtaaatataattaataaacaagtgtaaatatatttaataaacaagtgtcaatatatttaataaaccagtgtcaatatttttaataaaccagtgtaaatattttcaataaaccagtgttaatatatttaataaaccagtgtaaatatattaaataaaccagtgtatATATATTGAATAAACCAGTGtcaatatatttaataaaccagtttcaatatatttaataaaccagtgtatATATATtgaataaaccagtgtaaatatattgaATAAACCAGTGtcaatatatttaataaaccagtttcaatatatttaataaaccagtgtcaatatatttaataaaccagtgtaaatatatttaataaaccagtgtaaatatattaaataaaccagtgtaaatatattaaataaaccagtgtaaaaatatttaataaaccagtgtaaatatattaaataaaccagtttcaatatatttaataaaccagtgtcaatatatttaataaaccagtgtaaatatattgaATAAACCAGTGtcaatatatttaataaaccagtttcaatatatttaataaaccagtgtcaatatatttaataaaccagtgtaaatatatttaataaaccagtgtaaatatatttaataaaccagtttcaatatatttaataaaacagtttaaatatttaataatagtGTAAATATAccaataaaccagtgtaaatatatttaataaaccagtgtaaatatattaaataaaccagtgtaaatatatttaataaaccagtgtaaatatattaaataaaccagtgtaaatatatttaataaaccagtgtaaatatattaaataaaccagtgtaaatatattgaATAAACCAGTGtcaatatatttaataaaccagtttcaatatatttaataaaccagtgtcaatatatttaataaaccagtgtaaatatatttaataaaccagtgtaaatatattaaataaaccagtgtaaatatattaaataaaccagtgtaaatatatttaataaaccagtgtaaatatattaaataaaccagtgtaaatatatttaataaaccagtgtaaatatattgaataaaccagtgttaatatatttaataaaccagtgtaaatataattaataaaccagtttaaatatatttaataaaccagtgtaaatatatttaataaaccagtgtaaatatattaaataaaccagtgtaaatatattaaataaaccagtgtaaatatatttaataaaccagtgtaaatatattaaataaaccagtgtaaatatatttaataaaccagtgtaaatatattaaataaaccagtgtaaatatatttaataaaccagtgtaaatatattgaataaaccagtgttaatatataataaaaataaaccagtgtaaatatattaataaaccagtttaaatatatttaataaaccagtgtaaatatatttaataaaccagtgtaaatatatttaataaaccagtgtaaatatatttaataaaccagtgtatcaatatatttaataaaccagtgttaaatatatttaataaaccagtgttcaaatatatttaataaacca
Coding sequences within it:
- the LOC121505983 gene encoding NLR family CARD domain-containing protein 3-like produces the protein MSMISELYITEGGTEEVNQEHEVGQIEATSRKPHRPETTIRQEDIFKAIAGGDEPIRTVMTKGVAGIGKTVLTQKFTLDWAEGKANQDIQFTFPFTFRELNVLKEKEFSLVELLHHFFTETKEAGLCRFEDFQVVFIFDGLDECRLPLDFTNNEILTDVSQSTSVDVLLTNLIRGNLLPSARLWITTRPAAANQIPPGCVDMVTEVRGFTDAQEEEYFRKRFRDERQASRIISHIKTSRSLQIMCHIPVFCWITATVLEDLLNTDDEGELPKTLTEMFIHFLVVQTKLKNIKYDGGAETDPNWSPESMKMIRSLGKLAFEQLQKGNLIFYEPDLMECGIDIREASWYSGVFTQVFIEEKGLFQDQVYCFVHLSFQEFLAALHVHLTFTNSGVNLLSEEPSTSQTQFYQTAVDQALQSPNGHLDLFLRFLLGLSLQTNQDLLRGLRMQTGSSSETDQDNVEYIREKIEESLSPEKSINLLHCLNELKDHSLVDQIQQYLGSGKLHRQKLSPGQWSALVFILLSSEKDLDVFDLRKYYASEEALLRLLPVVRASKKAVLSGCNLSEESCKALSSVISSQSSNLRELDLSNNDLQDSGVEILSEGLGSPNCLLETLRLSGCLISDDACSFLAATLTSNPSHLRELDLSYNHLSESGVEQLSQKREDPRWRLDTLRLEPAGVQWLRPGLRKYSCELQLDPNTMYRQIQLSDNNRKMTYVEEDQPYPDHPDRFEEWRQVLCRDGLTGRCYWEADCLGYVDVSVSYRGISRRGNRDDCSFGRNDQSWSLHCTSDGRFCVWHNNKGTISYSSASLASSAPFHSLGPVSNRVAVYVDHPAGILSFYIVSSDTLVHIHTFNTTFTEPVYPGFSFGFSLPGSSMSLCSL